The Salicibibacter halophilus DNA window GATCAAAAAGCATTGCTGGAAAAAGGATTTTCCGATTCCCATCCCCTCGTCATGAACATGCTTTTGGTTTTGGTGGATCGTGGGCGCATCCATATTCTTGATTCCCTTGTACATGCGTTTCAAAACCTTTCCGACGATGCATTTCAGATCGCGAGGGCAGACGTACGCGCGATACGTCCACTTTCTGACCAAGAAAAAGAAGAAGTGGCACGCCAATTTGCAAAAAAAGTAAACAATCGGCAAGTCGTTGTTACGGATAAACAGGATAAAGATCTTATCGGAGGCTTAGT harbors:
- a CDS encoding F0F1 ATP synthase subunit delta; protein product: MSAPAAVANRYAKALFELANEKGVIEQVNEELHGVQTVFHSVPDLQQVMAHPKMSAGDQKALLEKGFSDSHPLVMNMLLVLVDRGRIHILDSLVHAFQNLSDDAFQIARADVRAIRPLSDQEKEEVARQFAKKVNNRQVVVTDKQDKDLIGGLVVQIGDTVYDGSVRGMLRRMERKIVSNR